A genomic stretch from Streptomyces sp. QL37 includes:
- the ggt gene encoding gamma-glutamyltransferase has translation MRRSIGRNVSFSVVIAVIGSLGAAAPAAAAPPVPPPKSPVAAGYGGAVSSVDADASAAGIEVLRKGGNAVDAAVATAAALGVTEPYSAGIGGGGYFVHYDARTGRVQTIDGRETAPRSADSSLFLENGKPVPFADAVTSGLGVGTPGTPATWEKALDAWGSKPLGRLLEPAERLARDGFVVDETFRSQTASNEARFADFPASAELFLPGGELPVTGSVFKNPDLARTYRTLAREGVDELYRGDLARDIVSTVRKPPVDPAATRVVRPGDLTTADLKSYRALSQAPTRTAYRGLDVYGIAPSSSGGTSVGEALNILESTDLSKASGTQYLHRLIEASRIAFADRGRWVGDPAFEDVPTRELLSQRFADSRECLIKDDAVLTSPLAPGDPRHPARCATGGKAAPTTYEGENTTHLTTADKWGNVVAYTLTIESTGGSGITVPGRGFLLNNELTDFSFAPADPAVHDPNLPGPSKRPRSSISPTVVLEHGKPVLALGSPGGATIITTVLQSLTGHLDRGLPLVDAIAAPRASQRNSATTEIEPGLWDSPVRGKLEALGHVFKANPEIGAATGVQRLPDGRWLAAAEKVRRGGGSAMVVHPGGRS, from the coding sequence ATGCGTCGTTCCATCGGCCGGAATGTGTCGTTCTCAGTCGTGATCGCCGTCATCGGCTCGCTCGGTGCCGCGGCCCCCGCGGCAGCGGCGCCACCCGTGCCGCCTCCCAAGTCCCCGGTGGCGGCGGGGTACGGGGGAGCGGTGTCGAGTGTCGACGCGGACGCCTCGGCGGCCGGTATCGAGGTGCTCCGCAAGGGAGGAAACGCCGTCGACGCGGCGGTCGCCACCGCCGCCGCGCTGGGTGTCACCGAGCCCTACTCGGCGGGCATCGGAGGCGGCGGCTACTTCGTCCACTACGACGCGAGGACGGGCAGGGTACAGACCATCGACGGCCGCGAGACCGCGCCCCGCAGCGCGGACTCCTCGCTCTTCCTGGAGAACGGCAAACCGGTGCCCTTCGCCGACGCCGTCACCAGCGGACTCGGGGTCGGCACGCCCGGCACGCCCGCCACCTGGGAGAAGGCCCTCGACGCCTGGGGCAGCAAGCCGCTCGGGCGGCTGCTCGAACCGGCCGAGCGGCTGGCGCGCGACGGCTTCGTCGTGGACGAGACCTTCCGCTCCCAGACCGCCTCCAACGAGGCCAGGTTCGCCGATTTCCCCGCGTCCGCGGAACTCTTCCTGCCCGGCGGTGAGTTGCCGGTGACGGGATCCGTGTTCAAGAACCCCGACCTCGCCCGCACGTACAGGACGCTGGCCCGCGAGGGCGTCGACGAGCTGTACCGGGGCGACCTGGCCCGGGACATCGTGTCGACGGTACGCAAGCCGCCCGTGGACCCTGCGGCAACACGTGTGGTGCGTCCGGGAGATCTGACGACCGCGGACCTGAAGTCCTACCGCGCGCTGAGCCAGGCCCCGACGAGGACCGCCTACCGGGGCCTCGACGTGTACGGCATCGCGCCGTCCTCGTCAGGGGGCACGAGTGTGGGCGAGGCCCTCAACATCCTGGAGTCGACGGACCTTTCGAAGGCGAGCGGGACGCAGTACCTCCACCGCCTGATCGAGGCGAGCAGGATCGCCTTCGCCGACCGGGGGCGCTGGGTGGGCGACCCGGCCTTCGAGGACGTCCCGACGCGGGAGCTTCTCAGCCAGCGCTTCGCCGACTCGCGGGAGTGCCTCATCAAGGACGACGCGGTCCTCACCAGCCCGCTCGCCCCGGGCGACCCGCGCCACCCGGCCCGCTGCGCCACGGGGGGCAAGGCCGCCCCCACGACGTACGAGGGTGAGAACACGACGCACCTGACGACCGCCGACAAGTGGGGCAACGTCGTCGCGTACACCCTGACGATCGAGTCGACGGGCGGCAGCGGCATCACCGTGCCGGGGCGGGGCTTCCTGCTCAACAACGAGCTGACCGACTTCTCCTTCGCGCCCGCCGACCCGGCGGTCCACGACCCGAACCTGCCGGGCCCGTCCAAGCGCCCTCGCTCGTCGATCTCGCCGACCGTCGTGCTGGAGCACGGGAAGCCCGTGCTGGCCCTCGGGTCACCGGGCGGTGCCACGATCATCACCACCGTCCTCCAGTCGCTGACCGGCCACCTGGACCGGGGACTGCCGCTGGTCGACGCGATCGCAGCGCCCCGTGCCAGCCAGCGCAACTCGGCGACGACCGAGATCGAGCCGGGGCTGTGGGACAGCCCGGTGCGCGGAAAGCTGGAGGCCCTCGGGCACGTGTTCAAGGCGAATCCGGAGATCGGGGCCGCCACGGGCGTCCAGCGGCTTCCGGACGGGCGCTGGCTCGCGGCCGCCGAAAAGGTGCGGCGCGGCGGTGGCTCGGCCATGGTGGTGCATCCGGGCGGTCGTTCGTGA
- a CDS encoding alpha/beta fold hydrolase, which yields MTTSAEHNRLWIRRYHPRPDAAVRVVCLPHAGGSASFYQPVSAGLPAGIDVLAVQYPGRQDRRAEPCVATIAELADQVTSVLLEWTDRPLVLFGHSMGATLGFEVARRLERDHGVVPHALFASARRAPSAPRTEVVHLRDDDGIVEEMRLLSGTDSAILDDPELIRMALPAIRADYRAAETYVYEPGPALHCPVWSLVGDDDPKVSVEEAQAWSRHTEAAFEFRVFKGGHFYLAAHRQEILQLIAERAAVPTGTA from the coding sequence ATGACCACGTCGGCCGAACACAACCGCCTGTGGATACGCCGCTACCACCCCCGCCCGGACGCGGCGGTCAGGGTGGTGTGTCTGCCGCACGCGGGCGGCTCGGCGAGTTTCTACCAGCCGGTGTCGGCGGGCCTGCCCGCCGGCATCGACGTGCTCGCCGTGCAGTACCCGGGGCGCCAGGACCGGCGGGCCGAGCCCTGCGTCGCCACGATCGCCGAACTGGCCGACCAGGTGACCTCCGTGCTCCTGGAGTGGACGGACCGCCCACTGGTCCTGTTCGGGCACAGCATGGGCGCGACCCTCGGCTTCGAGGTCGCGCGCCGGCTCGAGCGCGACCACGGTGTCGTGCCGCACGCCCTGTTCGCCTCCGCGCGGCGCGCGCCGTCCGCACCCCGCACGGAGGTCGTCCACCTGCGGGACGACGACGGCATCGTCGAGGAGATGAGGCTGCTGAGCGGTACGGACTCGGCGATCCTCGATGATCCGGAACTGATCCGCATGGCCCTGCCGGCGATCCGAGCCGACTACCGCGCCGCCGAGACCTACGTCTACGAGCCGGGTCCCGCGCTGCACTGCCCCGTGTGGAGCCTCGTGGGCGACGACGACCCCAAGGTGAGCGTCGAGGAGGCACAGGCCTGGTCGAGGCACACGGAGGCGGCCTTCGAGTTCCGCGTCTTCAAGGGCGGTCACTTCTACCTGGCCGCGCACCGGCAGGAGATCCTCCAGCTGATCGCCGAGCGGGCGGCCGTACCCACGGGCACGGCCTGA
- a CDS encoding response regulator transcription factor gives MRVVLAEDLFLLRQGIIQLLEAYDCEVVAAVDNGTDLGRAIAEHRPDVAVVDVRLPPTFTTEGLQAALLARRERPGLPILVLSQHVEQMYARELLADGTGGIGYLLKDSVLDDRQFIDAVRRVAAGGMAMDPTVVAQLMTSHSRDEPLSALTARERTVLELMAEGCSNTAIAQRLTVTEGAAAKHISSIFSKLMLPPSSDNNRRVLAVLAYLNA, from the coding sequence GTGCGCGTTGTCCTCGCCGAAGACCTCTTCCTCCTGAGGCAGGGAATCATCCAACTGCTCGAGGCCTACGACTGCGAGGTGGTCGCCGCCGTCGACAACGGGACGGACCTGGGGCGGGCCATCGCCGAACACCGTCCCGACGTGGCCGTGGTGGACGTCCGCTTACCGCCCACGTTCACCACCGAGGGCCTGCAGGCCGCCCTTCTGGCCCGCCGCGAGCGGCCCGGTCTGCCGATCCTCGTCCTGTCCCAGCACGTCGAGCAGATGTACGCCCGCGAGCTGCTGGCGGACGGCACCGGCGGCATCGGCTATCTGCTCAAGGACAGCGTCCTGGACGACAGGCAGTTCATCGACGCCGTCCGCCGGGTCGCGGCCGGCGGCATGGCCATGGACCCCACCGTCGTGGCCCAGCTGATGACGTCCCACTCCCGTGACGAGCCGCTGTCCGCGCTCACCGCGCGGGAGCGCACCGTGCTGGAACTCATGGCGGAAGGCTGCTCCAACACGGCCATCGCCCAACGGCTGACCGTCACCGAGGGGGCGGCGGCCAAGCACATCTCCAGTATTTTCTCCAAGCTGATGCTCCCCCCGTCGAGTGACAACAACCGCCGCGTCCTGGCGGTGCTGGCCTACCTCAACGCGTGA
- a CDS encoding sensor histidine kinase, translated as MRLSRAAQDTLVGALIAAGALASVVLFVTTTYFVILCLIGIGFLALPHLTTAVRWVCDLNRRAAARSGVPVERPYRPEPEEIERDIVGWVRRCKWILADPASWRDLLWLLLNSVVGLLLGSAPAALLYYAGEGLALACGLWRPVASDGVGRWYAFITVDSWPAALGAALAALAVFAGWLHLSPWILKGHAYFVLFLLGPTQGARLASRVRHLSETRSGALDIQAAEVRRIERDLHDGAQARLVSLGLTLGAVDRQLDRDTDEARRLLNDARSSSVQALRELRGLVRGIHPPVLAERGLADAVRALGLASPLPVTVVAALPGKLPDPVESAIYFSVSELLTNALKHADAGRVEVALRYADGVLHGQVTDDGRGGAEMSAGSGLEGIRRRLASFDGVLEIDSPRGGPTVMKMELPCALSSPKTSSS; from the coding sequence ATGCGACTGAGCCGGGCCGCCCAGGACACACTGGTCGGCGCACTGATCGCCGCCGGAGCCCTGGCCTCGGTCGTGCTCTTCGTCACGACCACGTACTTCGTCATCCTGTGCCTCATCGGGATCGGTTTCCTCGCGCTGCCCCACCTGACCACCGCGGTGCGCTGGGTCTGCGACCTGAACCGCCGTGCCGCCGCCCGCTCCGGAGTCCCGGTGGAACGGCCCTACCGGCCCGAACCGGAGGAGATCGAACGGGACATCGTCGGCTGGGTGCGCCGCTGCAAATGGATCCTGGCCGACCCGGCGAGCTGGCGTGACCTGCTGTGGCTGCTCCTCAACAGCGTTGTCGGCCTGCTGCTCGGCAGCGCCCCGGCCGCGCTGCTCTACTACGCGGGGGAGGGGCTGGCGCTGGCCTGCGGCCTGTGGCGGCCCGTCGCCTCCGACGGAGTGGGCCGCTGGTACGCGTTCATCACCGTCGACAGCTGGCCCGCCGCCCTCGGCGCGGCCCTGGCCGCCCTCGCCGTGTTCGCCGGCTGGCTCCACCTCAGCCCCTGGATCCTGAAGGGCCACGCCTACTTCGTCCTGTTCCTGCTGGGCCCGACCCAGGGCGCCCGCCTGGCCTCCCGGGTCCGGCACCTGTCGGAGACGCGCTCCGGCGCTCTGGACATCCAGGCAGCCGAGGTGCGCCGCATCGAACGCGATCTGCACGACGGCGCCCAGGCCAGGCTGGTCAGTCTCGGCCTCACCCTGGGCGCCGTCGACCGGCAGCTGGACCGGGACACCGACGAGGCACGCAGGCTGCTGAACGACGCGCGCAGTTCCTCCGTACAGGCTCTGCGTGAGCTGCGCGGTCTGGTCCGGGGCATCCACCCCCCGGTGCTCGCCGAGCGCGGACTCGCCGACGCCGTAAGGGCTTTGGGCCTGGCCAGTCCACTGCCCGTCACGGTCGTCGCGGCTCTTCCCGGAAAACTGCCCGATCCCGTGGAGTCCGCCATCTACTTCTCGGTGTCGGAACTGCTCACCAACGCCCTCAAGCACGCCGACGCCGGACGGGTCGAGGTGGCCCTGCGCTACGCGGACGGCGTCCTGCACGGGCAGGTCACCGACGACGGCCGAGGAGGAGCCGAGATGTCGGCCGGGAGCGGCCTGGAGGGGATCCGGCGGCGGCTGGCATCCTTTGACGGCGTCCTGGAGATCGACAGTCCCCGGGGCGGGCCGACCGTCATGAAAATGGAGTTGCCGTGCGCGTTGTCCTCGCCGAAGACCTCTTCCTCCTGA
- a CDS encoding FtsX-like permease family protein, with amino-acid sequence MWRLALRTLKFRRTSFVATFLAMFLGAAIVIGCGGLMETGVRMAADPLRLNSAPVVVTGEQSYDGAALTERHRIDPELAGEVARADGVRDAVGDVSFPATVLKDGKALTGEDASYGHGWAGARLTPYTLAAGASPVAGGEVVLDSGLAERAGAGPGSVVEIVVGGDTRRFTVSGVAGQRGDGNPDAALFFSDEQARTLAGGRIDSIGVLPENGADTAAVADAVRSVVGDRAEVLTGERRGLAELPGTLSSQRTVVILAAIFGSSVVLIVMFGVASTLGLSLQQRTREMALLRAVGSTPQQLRRMILIETAVLSVASVLLALYPGYLLGRLLFGVLTSSGVVSSAIVYHAGWVPMAVGALVTVLAAAGATRFAGRRAARTEPVAALAESAAGTRWFSVPRLLIALFFLANGIGLAVATATVMEDGPTLASTAGPASVLFCIGLALLAPGITKVMVALLHLPVRAFSGIPGMLALRNATTANVRMAGAVAPIVLLIGIATGTLYMQATEDHVSQSSYDQNVLADYVLDSTTGGFAPAVVDQVRATPGVAAASEFVTSRGFVDAPDGRTDTELRGVSAEGVRESLDLRPVAGSLSGLRGDTVALSDKKAEEYGVGVGDRLPLHLGDGTAVRPTVVALYADNPKQQYVTLPAATLAPHTSDGLPHQILVRSEQGGPAGLREALAGLAASVPGTELDDGDSLAGRNNQIQQILVAANYTIVAMIVGYAAITVVNTLVAVTRKRRAEFGLQQLTGATRRQVLGMLTVEGVLIGIIATVLGTIAAATTIVPYSMVKSDSYLPSGSPGIYIAIVGGSLVLVFGATLLPSWRGMRTPAVDTVKAA; translated from the coding sequence ATGTGGCGGCTCGCCCTGCGCACCCTGAAGTTCCGGCGGACCAGTTTCGTCGCGACCTTCCTCGCCATGTTCCTCGGCGCCGCGATCGTCATCGGCTGCGGCGGCCTGATGGAGACCGGCGTCCGGATGGCCGCCGACCCGCTGCGCCTGAACAGCGCCCCGGTCGTGGTCACCGGCGAACAGTCCTACGACGGTGCCGCCCTGACCGAACGGCACCGTATCGACCCGGAGCTGGCCGGTGAGGTGGCGCGTGCGGACGGCGTCCGCGACGCCGTCGGCGACGTGTCCTTCCCCGCCACCGTCCTCAAGGACGGCAAGGCGCTGACCGGCGAGGACGCCTCGTACGGCCACGGCTGGGCCGGTGCCCGGCTCACCCCCTATACCCTCGCCGCCGGCGCCTCCCCCGTCGCCGGCGGCGAGGTCGTACTCGACTCCGGGCTCGCCGAGCGCGCCGGTGCGGGACCGGGCTCCGTCGTCGAGATCGTCGTGGGCGGCGACACCCGGCGGTTCACGGTCAGCGGTGTCGCCGGCCAGCGCGGCGACGGCAACCCCGACGCCGCGCTGTTCTTCAGCGACGAGCAGGCCCGCACCCTGGCCGGCGGCCGGATCGACTCGATCGGCGTGCTGCCGGAGAACGGCGCGGACACGGCGGCGGTCGCCGACGCGGTGCGGTCCGTCGTCGGTGACCGGGCCGAGGTGCTCACCGGCGAGCGGCGCGGCCTGGCGGAACTGCCCGGCACCCTCTCCAGCCAGCGCACCGTCGTGATCCTCGCGGCCATCTTCGGCTCGTCCGTGGTGCTGATCGTGATGTTCGGCGTCGCCTCCACGCTCGGACTGTCTCTCCAGCAGCGAACCCGGGAGATGGCCCTCCTGCGGGCCGTGGGCTCCACCCCGCAGCAACTGCGCCGGATGATCCTCATCGAGACCGCGGTCCTCTCGGTCGCCTCGGTACTGCTCGCCCTGTACCCGGGATATCTGCTGGGCCGGCTGCTCTTCGGCGTGCTCACCTCCAGCGGCGTCGTCTCGTCGGCGATCGTCTACCACGCGGGCTGGGTTCCGATGGCCGTCGGTGCCCTCGTCACGGTGCTCGCCGCGGCCGGTGCCACCCGCTTCGCGGGCCGCCGCGCCGCCCGCACCGAACCGGTCGCCGCTCTGGCCGAGTCCGCCGCGGGCACCCGCTGGTTCAGCGTGCCGCGCCTGCTGATCGCGCTGTTCTTCCTCGCCAACGGCATCGGCCTCGCCGTCGCCACCGCCACGGTGATGGAGGACGGCCCCACCCTGGCCAGCACCGCGGGACCCGCCTCCGTGCTGTTCTGCATCGGACTGGCGCTGCTCGCCCCCGGCATCACCAAGGTGATGGTCGCCCTGCTGCACCTGCCGGTGCGCGCCTTCTCCGGCATCCCCGGCATGCTCGCCCTGCGCAACGCCACCACGGCCAACGTCCGTATGGCGGGAGCCGTCGCGCCCATCGTCCTGCTCATCGGCATCGCCACCGGCACCCTCTACATGCAGGCCACCGAGGACCACGTCTCCCAGAGCTCCTACGACCAGAACGTCCTGGCCGACTACGTCCTCGACTCCACCACGGGCGGATTCGCCCCCGCCGTCGTCGACCAGGTCCGGGCGACCCCCGGCGTGGCGGCCGCCTCGGAGTTCGTCACCAGCCGCGGCTTCGTCGACGCCCCCGACGGGCGTACCGACACCGAACTGCGGGGCGTGTCCGCCGAAGGCGTGCGGGAGAGCCTCGATCTGAGGCCCGTCGCCGGGTCCCTGTCCGGCCTGCGCGGAGACACGGTCGCCCTCTCCGACAAGAAGGCCGAGGAATACGGCGTGGGAGTCGGGGACCGGCTTCCGCTGCACCTCGGCGACGGCACCGCCGTACGTCCCACCGTCGTCGCCCTCTACGCCGACAACCCCAAGCAGCAGTACGTCACCCTGCCCGCGGCGACCCTGGCCCCGCACACGAGTGACGGGCTTCCGCACCAGATCCTGGTCCGCTCCGAACAGGGCGGCCCCGCCGGACTCCGTGAGGCACTGGCCGGGCTGGCCGCGAGCGTGCCCGGCACCGAACTGGACGACGGGGACTCACTGGCCGGCCGCAACAACCAGATCCAGCAGATCCTGGTCGCCGCGAACTATACGATCGTCGCCATGATCGTCGGATACGCCGCCATCACCGTCGTCAACACCCTCGTGGCGGTGACCCGCAAGCGCCGTGCCGAGTTCGGCCTCCAGCAGCTGACGGGCGCGACGCGCCGCCAGGTGCTCGGCATGCTGACCGTCGAGGGCGTCCTCATCGGAATCATCGCCACCGTCCTCGGCACGATCGCCGCGGCGACCACCATCGTGCCGTACAGCATGGTCAAGTCCGACTCCTATCTGCCCTCCGGATCCCCCGGGATCTACATCGCCATCGTCGGAGGGTCCCTGGTGCTGGTCTTCGGCGCCACGCTCCTTCCCTCTTGGCGCGGGATGCGCACGCCCGCCGTCGACACGGTGAAGGCCGCGTGA
- a CDS encoding ABC transporter ATP-binding protein: MHTSHDLRRTEAVRLDTVSKIYGRADSQVAALRELSMSFADATFTAVMGPSGSGKSTFLHCAAGLVRPTSGSVTVGGTDLAGLDDTQLTMLRRDRIGFIFQSFNLLPALTVMQNITLPLQLAGKRPDKNLIRTVVQRVGLADRLGHLPSELSGGQQQRVAIARALVTQPAVVFADEPTGALDTRTASAVLSLLRESVDTARQTLVMVTHDPVAASYADRVVFLADGALAGELHRPTADAVAARMTRLGAWEDENRQQAAPMTSGGLY; encoded by the coding sequence ATGCACACATCACACGACCTCCGTCGGACGGAGGCGGTACGACTGGACACCGTGTCGAAGATCTATGGACGAGCGGACAGCCAGGTGGCCGCACTCCGGGAACTCTCCATGAGCTTCGCCGACGCCACCTTCACCGCGGTGATGGGACCGTCCGGTTCCGGCAAGAGCACCTTCCTGCACTGCGCCGCGGGCCTCGTCAGGCCCACGTCCGGATCCGTGACCGTCGGTGGCACCGACCTCGCCGGCCTGGACGACACCCAGCTGACCATGCTCCGCCGCGACCGGATCGGCTTCATCTTCCAGTCGTTCAACCTGCTGCCCGCCCTGACGGTGATGCAGAACATCACCCTGCCGCTGCAACTCGCCGGAAAGCGCCCCGACAAGAACCTGATCCGCACCGTCGTCCAGCGCGTGGGCCTGGCCGACCGCCTCGGCCACCTGCCGTCCGAGCTGTCCGGCGGTCAGCAGCAGCGCGTCGCCATCGCGCGCGCCCTGGTCACCCAGCCCGCCGTGGTCTTCGCCGACGAGCCCACCGGAGCGCTGGACACCCGTACCGCTTCGGCCGTGCTCTCCCTGCTGCGCGAGTCCGTCGACACGGCCCGCCAGACCCTGGTCATGGTCACCCACGACCCGGTGGCCGCCTCGTACGCCGACCGGGTCGTCTTCCTCGCCGACGGCGCCCTCGCCGGCGAACTGCACCGGCCGACGGCCGACGCGGTCGCGGCGCGGATGACACGGCTCGGTGCCTGGGAGGACGAGAACCGCCAGCAGGCCGCACCGATGACGTCCGGAGGGCTGTACTGA